A window of Sedimentibacter sp. MB31-C6 genomic DNA:
CGTCACCAGTTGAACCAGTATTTGGATATGACATTCCTCCAGTTGCAATTACAAGATTTTCACAGGCAAAAGATTCTTCCTGTGTTTTAACAATAAATAATTTATTGTATTCATCATACCCTAATCTATCAACTTTACAGTTATATTTTAACTCTACGCCTTTCTCTTTGCAGCCTTCAATTAATACATTTAGAATATCCTTTGAATTAAATGATTTTGGAAATACCTTATTATCATCTCTTGTTATACTTTCTAATCCAAATTTTTTAAAAAATTCAATAGAATCCTTGTTTGTAAAATTGTATAATGAAGGTTTTAAAAATCTGCCCTTGTCTCCGTAACTTTTTAAAAAATTATCTAAATCGCAATTGTTTGTATAATTGCATTGACCAGCCCCTGATATGAGAATTTTTTTACCAGGAATATCATTTTTTTCTAAAACCATAACCTTTTTATTTCTAATAGTTAGGGCATTGAAAAGTCCCCCAGGCCCTGCCCCAATTATTATCACATCATATTTCATATAAACTCCATTCAAATATTGATAATGAAAAAGCATATCATGTGATATGCTTTTTATCTATTTTATTTATTTTATCTATTTACTGTAACATTATACTTACTGCAACATACTCTCCACCTTGTGACAAAGCAGTACTAATAATATTTTCACCCTCTTCTATATTCTTCATATACTCTGTTTTTCCCGAAGTATCAAATATTTTTGTACTGTTTGTAACTCTTAAATGAATAAGTTCTGTTTGGCCATTTTCCTTAATATTCTGCATCATTATAAGTTTTTCATCTGAATTTACATAAATAACTTTTCCAGAGAAATTTTTGGCTGTTTGTAATTCTGATGCTTCTATAGTAGCTATTTCATCACCAGATGTATTAACATAAACATGATACCCAAGTCTCAAATCATAAATTGTGGCATTTTTTTCTCCCAAATTTATTTTAACATTGTTACTTATTGAATATTCCTCAACATCACCATCTTCATCAGCAATTTTAATTTTACTGATAGGAGCAATTAAAATTTCCTTTATTGTTCCACTTAATTCTGCTTCAGCAGCTTCTGTATTAATTCTAATCATTTCACCATATTTAGTAGTAACAGTAACAATATCACCTACTCTAACTTGATCAAAACTAGAATCATCATCATTTCTTGTTACATCAACATCGCTATTAAATTCAAAAGTCATAACTTTTCCATCATTAGTTTTTATCGACAACTTTATAGGAAAACTTGCGTAATTAATAGCTGTGATTACACCATCATAATGTTGAATCCTGCTAATTGAATTAATTTGAACTACTCTATCATCCTCTATCATTAAAGTTATTTCATCATCATCATCTAAATTTTTAAGTTCAGTTTCTTTACCATCCAAATACACGTCTACATCAGATGATACATTAAATTTTAACTTATCTCCATCTTCATCTTTTATTGTAATTGATGCTGGAGATGAGTATGCAACATAGGAGATTATACCTCTAACTATTTTAACTGAATCATCTGCCTCAATAGAAAGTGCTATATTTTTATCGTTGATTTTACATGTTACTGTCATGTCCTCATCTAACTTTGAAAATTTTGATGATTTTCCATTAAGTTTAAACTTAGTATCATCATTTATCTTAACCATAACAGTTTCTTCATTATTTTTTAATATATTTATGTAAGATTCAACTGATCCTTCAGAAATTTCTGTTATCGTACCACTAATAATTGTAGTAGGTTGATAGTTTTCAAAGTTCGGCTCTATTTCCTCATCATCAATATATTCATATGCTCTATCTAACATAGTTGCCATAACAGCGCGTGTAATTTTATCTTTAGGATTAATTTTTTTATTGTTATCACCTTGAAGAATATCTCTATCATACATTATATAAATATATGGCCTAGCTGCTGTTGATATTTCTGCAACATCTTTAAAAGGTAAAGTATACACCTTTAACTCCTCGGCTTCCTCACCTAACATCATTGCTTTTGCCATAAGAATTGATATTTCTTCTTTTGTTGCAGGTTGAAAAATCGACTTGTTTTTAAACATTTTCTCCATGCCACTTTCTGAAACTATTCCAAGCTCAATTACTACTGACAAATATTCAAATGACCACTCATTATCTTTAGTGTTAGGCATGTCCTCTAAAACTGGTTCATATTCTTCTATTATTTCATCCATAATATCTTCGTCAATATCATATAATCTTGACAGCATAACCAATGCTTCCAGTACAGTCACATTTTCTTCAGGTTTAAAAGTTCCATTACTATAACCTGAAACTAGGCCTTTTTTTGCTACTTTTTCTATATAACTTTTTGCCCAATGATCTGAAATATCATTAAATGTTGCAGCATTAACTGCTGTTGTAAGCATTAAAGCAAGTACTATAGTTAATAATAATATTTTATAAGCCTTACTATTCATAATACCTCCTACTTCTTCTTCTTTCGTATTTTAGTAAATTATAACACACATATGTTACTTCTGCAATCTAATTATTCCACAGATTTCAATGGTGATATCAAATAAACTATTGACTTCTTTTAATAATATGATAGATTTAAAATAGAACTAAAATTAGGAGATTAGTATGTTATTGATTATAAATAGAAACGCTATAGATTCAGATATTAATATAATAAAAGATAAAATAATTAACCTCGGATTAGAAATTTATGAAAATAAAGGCTTTAATTACCATATAATTGGTGTTGTAGGTGATAAAAACAATATTGATTCTGTAGAATTTAATAAATATAAAGCAGTTGAAAAAGTTGTATTAATCCAAGAACCATATATGAAGGCAAACAGATTATTTCACCCAGAAAACACCGAAATAAAAGTAAACGATAAAATAATTGGCAGTAAAAAAATTAATATAATAGCAGGACCATGTTCTGTTGAAAGCGAAGAGCAAGTTGTATCAATTGCTAAGTCAGTAAAAAAATCCGGAGCAAGTTTCTTAAGAGGAGGTGCCTTTAAACCACGCAGTTCACCATATAGTTTTCAAGGTTTAGGAATCGAAGGACTAAAACTTTTGAAATATGCTGGAAAACTAACTGGTTTACCTATCGTAAGTGAATTAACTTCAATAAAGTTTCTTGATGATTTTGTCGATAATGTTGATGTGATTCAAGTTGGCGCAAGAAATATGCAAAACTTTGAACTGTTAAAAGAGCTAGGTAAAACCAAAACACCTATATTACTTAAAAGAGGCCTTTCGTCCACAATTGAAGATCTTTTAATGTCAGCTGAATATATATTATCTGAAGGTAATGAAAATGTAATACTGTGCGAAAGAGGAATAAGAACCTTTGAAGACTACACAAGAAATACATTAGATTTAAGCGCAATCCCTATAATTAAAAAATTAAGCCATTTACCGATAATAGTAGATCCAAGTCATGGAACTGGGCTATGGTGGTTAGTAGAACCAATGGCCTTAGCCGCAATAGCTGCAGGAGCTGATGGTTTAATGATAGAAGTTCACAATAATCCTGATGAAGCAATGTCAGATGGAGGTCAATCTATGTTGCCTGAAAAGTTTCAGCATTTAATGAATAACTTAAAACCTATTTCTAATGCTGTAGACAAAGAAATTTAATTAGGAAGTATGAATATGAAATCCTTAGATATTAATTTAACTTCAAACAACTACAATATTATAATAGAAAGAGATATATTTAAAAATATTGGAGTTGAAATAAAAAAAATTTATAAAGGCTCTAAAATAGCAATTGTTACTGACAAGAATTTGTACGCATTATATGGCAATAAATTAAAAGATATTTTACATTATGAAAATTACAATATTTCATTCATAGTCGTTGACCCTGGTGAAATGAGTAAATCTATGGAAAATCTAACATACATTTATACCAAGCTTATAGAATTTGGTATTAATAGAGGCGATTTGATATTAGCTTTTGGTGGAGGAGTTATTGGTGATTTAGCAGGATTCGCCGCTTCAACATATTTAAGAGGAATTGACTATATTCAAGTTCCTACAACACTTCTTGCCCAAATAGATTCAAGCATCGGAGGTAAAGTAGCAATAAACCTACCTCAAGGTAAAAATTTGGCTGGTAGTTTTTATCACCCAAAAAAGGTAATTATTGATCCTAATTTTCTTAATAGCCTTCCGAATAAGTTTATAAAGGATGGACTTGGCGAAATAATAAAATATGCATGTATAAAAAATAATTCTTTTTTTAATAAACTTC
This region includes:
- a CDS encoding S-layer homology domain-containing protein; the encoded protein is MNSKAYKILLLTIVLALMLTTAVNAATFNDISDHWAKSYIEKVAKKGLVSGYSNGTFKPEENVTVLEALVMLSRLYDIDEDIMDEIIEEYEPVLEDMPNTKDNEWSFEYLSVVIELGIVSESGMEKMFKNKSIFQPATKEEISILMAKAMMLGEEAEELKVYTLPFKDVAEISTAARPYIYIMYDRDILQGDNNKKINPKDKITRAVMATMLDRAYEYIDDEEIEPNFENYQPTTIISGTITEISEGSVESYINILKNNEETVMVKINDDTKFKLNGKSSKFSKLDEDMTVTCKINDKNIALSIEADDSVKIVRGIISYVAYSSPASITIKDEDGDKLKFNVSSDVDVYLDGKETELKNLDDDDEITLMIEDDRVVQINSISRIQHYDGVITAINYASFPIKLSIKTNDGKVMTFEFNSDVDVTRNDDDSSFDQVRVGDIVTVTTKYGEMIRINTEAAEAELSGTIKEILIAPISKIKIADEDGDVEEYSISNNVKINLGEKNATIYDLRLGYHVYVNTSGDEIATIEASELQTAKNFSGKVIYVNSDEKLIMMQNIKENGQTELIHLRVTNSTKIFDTSGKTEYMKNIEEGENIISTALSQGGEYVAVSIMLQ
- the aroF gene encoding 3-deoxy-7-phosphoheptulonate synthase → MLLIINRNAIDSDINIIKDKIINLGLEIYENKGFNYHIIGVVGDKNNIDSVEFNKYKAVEKVVLIQEPYMKANRLFHPENTEIKVNDKIIGSKKINIIAGPCSVESEEQVVSIAKSVKKSGASFLRGGAFKPRSSPYSFQGLGIEGLKLLKYAGKLTGLPIVSELTSIKFLDDFVDNVDVIQVGARNMQNFELLKELGKTKTPILLKRGLSSTIEDLLMSAEYILSEGNENVILCERGIRTFEDYTRNTLDLSAIPIIKKLSHLPIIVDPSHGTGLWWLVEPMALAAIAAGADGLMIEVHNNPDEAMSDGGQSMLPEKFQHLMNNLKPISNAVDKEI
- the aroB gene encoding 3-dehydroquinate synthase encodes the protein MKSLDINLTSNNYNIIIERDIFKNIGVEIKKIYKGSKIAIVTDKNLYALYGNKLKDILHYENYNISFIVVDPGEMSKSMENLTYIYTKLIEFGINRGDLILAFGGGVIGDLAGFAASTYLRGIDYIQVPTTLLAQIDSSIGGKVAINLPQGKNLAGSFYHPKKVIIDPNFLNSLPNKFIKDGLGEIIKYACIKNNSFFNKLLTIKSNTYFFENIEDIIYICCNIKKEIVEKDEKDYNIRMILNFGHTLGHAIEKYYNYERYTHGEAVSLGMYYITQKSEIHGYTQLGTANKIKEILLNYNIDYNFPKVNMSEIIKIIHLDKKNNSGNLNLILLNKIGDSIIKKLPVENLGKFLI